A region from the Geobacillus vulcani PSS1 genome encodes:
- a CDS encoding FixH family protein, which yields MRRRVGFAFAIVLLGMMMVMAACTNHNKQADTAAVLDVKMDVPDHIDLNKPTKLACVVTYGGEKVDDASEVKFEVWKHGSSDRDMLEAKHDGNGRYSVEKTFTEAGTYSVVAHVTARDMHNMPKKDVVVGNPEQAAAADGEGEHSPGSAEEHRHAAVAISLSSRSFEAGKPAALTVHLTKDGKPLTNAIVRFEIWQAGNKHEFVDADDKGNGKYEAVATFANKGTYSVKVHVEADQLHEHQVEQVTVQ from the coding sequence ATGAGAAGACGTGTTGGTTTCGCGTTTGCTATTGTACTTTTGGGGATGATGATGGTCATGGCTGCTTGTACAAATCACAACAAGCAAGCCGATACGGCGGCTGTGCTTGACGTGAAAATGGATGTGCCGGATCACATCGACTTGAACAAGCCGACGAAGCTCGCCTGTGTCGTGACGTATGGCGGTGAAAAAGTGGACGATGCGAGCGAAGTAAAGTTTGAAGTATGGAAGCACGGAAGCAGCGATCGGGACATGCTCGAAGCAAAGCATGACGGCAATGGCCGCTATTCCGTGGAAAAAACGTTCACCGAAGCGGGAACGTATTCCGTTGTCGCCCATGTGACAGCGCGCGATATGCATAACATGCCGAAAAAAGATGTTGTCGTTGGCAACCCGGAACAGGCGGCAGCAGCCGACGGGGAGGGCGAACATTCCCCAGGCAGTGCTGAAGAACACCGTCATGCCGCCGTCGCTATTTCGCTGTCATCCCGCTCGTTCGAAGCTGGAAAGCCGGCGGCATTGACCGTCCATCTCACCAAAGATGGGAAGCCTCTCACGAACGCCATCGTTCGCTTTGAGATTTGGCAGGCGGGCAATAAGCATGAATTTGTGGATGCGGATGACAAAGGAAACGGCAAATACGAGGCTGTTGCCACGTTTGCCAACAAAGGGACGTATTCGGTGAAAGTGCATGTGGAAGCAGATCAATTGCACGAACATCAAGTCGAACAAGTGACTGTTCAGTAA
- a CDS encoding Ger(x)C family spore germination protein — MRRGWLWIGALLLLGGCASSRPIDEIQIIQQMGYDFENGRYTGTAVYPTFKQGPMTKPNVLTTTSPTIYDLIPRLSSKSALPIEEGQLRLILFGKEFAKRGVTQITHSLARNNKVGSHLLLGVAEDSAKELLKITAKTTLSDTLYLPNLVEQNEQSMNLPKTNLHLFLYRYFSPGSDPFLPYFEKKGDFVKLEGIALFRDDKYVGHVSLRDAFLMKILLGETKNGVYQLKVGNRGKQGEDRVMLQNLWAKPKYEWKRDGSRHRLDVSVHIHASVRDYPSWLDPVKGKLLDSVRKKMENELEHNMERLFRSFQKKRIDPLGFGDFVRSITRHWDRAAFYREYPDLDIRPHVTVDIVHTGIGE, encoded by the coding sequence ATGCGGCGTGGGTGGCTATGGATCGGGGCGCTGCTGTTGCTGGGCGGGTGCGCCAGTTCGCGGCCGATTGACGAAATTCAAATTATCCAGCAAATGGGTTATGATTTCGAAAACGGCCGTTATACGGGGACAGCCGTGTACCCGACATTCAAACAAGGGCCGATGACGAAACCGAACGTATTGACGACGACATCGCCAACGATTTACGATCTCATCCCACGCCTGTCGTCGAAATCGGCGCTGCCGATTGAGGAGGGGCAACTGCGTCTCATTTTGTTCGGCAAGGAGTTTGCGAAGCGGGGAGTGACGCAGATTACGCACAGCCTCGCACGCAACAACAAGGTCGGAAGCCATTTGCTGCTTGGCGTTGCCGAAGACAGCGCCAAGGAGCTGTTGAAAATCACAGCGAAGACGACGCTCAGCGATACGCTGTATTTGCCGAACCTCGTCGAGCAAAATGAACAGTCGATGAACTTGCCGAAAACGAATTTGCATCTGTTTTTGTATCGCTATTTTTCCCCGGGGAGCGATCCGTTTTTGCCGTACTTTGAGAAAAAAGGCGATTTTGTGAAGCTCGAGGGGATCGCGTTGTTTCGCGACGACAAATATGTTGGGCATGTCAGCTTGCGCGATGCCTTTTTAATGAAAATTTTGCTCGGGGAAACGAAAAACGGCGTTTATCAGCTGAAGGTTGGGAATCGCGGAAAGCAAGGCGAGGATCGGGTCATGCTGCAAAACTTATGGGCGAAGCCGAAATATGAATGGAAACGTGACGGAAGCCGCCATCGCCTCGATGTGTCCGTTCATATTCATGCATCGGTGCGAGATTATCCGTCATGGCTCGACCCGGTAAAGGGGAAGCTGTTGGATAGCGTGAGAAAAAAAATGGAAAATGAATTGGAACACAATATGGAACGTTTATTCCGCTCTTTTCAAAAAAAGCGAATTGACCCGCTTGGCTTCGGCGACTTTGTCCGCAGTATCACAAGACATTGGGATCGGGCTGCGTTTTACCGCGAATATCCGGACTTGGACATCCGCCCCCATGTGACAGTCGACATCGTCCACACGGGCATTGGCGAATAA
- a CDS encoding spore germination protein encodes MGLFMFWKKKRKRPPKRPISQLWEQLRQSSDFVELSFLVGDKELSIYYFDSLVDPQLLQERILCHLQNDIPKHPTIRLEELQQIVPIQRIEVSEDIALIEEKVLKGFVAVTFREQPNKAALMSAAAENLGLRENNDSENEFSVVGPKVGFVENVGVNLHLLRRQIVAPNLVFREMSVGSMSKTKVVVAYIDGVANPEVVRTVTQRLETIHFDVVFDNAILDQLLADNSRTPFPLFISTERIDRAVYALISGQVAVLCDGSPYAVIGPAALFDFFTSPEDYYLPWVLGSFFRLIRFFGVAFSVLASPIYVAVLTYHYEMIPEDLLGPIIYSRSNVPFPPVLEVLFLEVTIELLREAGARLPTKVAQTLGIVGGIVIGQATVDAGLTSTILLIVVALAALASFTTPIFKMSNTIRFIRFPFILFAAGWGGVGIAFAICWLLIHLGRLQSFGYPYLVPFYPLRVRNLDDTFIRSPYSQAAERPQFLRPWSRFRFDPNEAKQKRDIDE; translated from the coding sequence ATGGGTTTGTTCATGTTTTGGAAAAAAAAGAGAAAACGCCCTCCCAAGCGCCCGATTTCGCAACTTTGGGAACAACTGCGGCAATCGAGCGATTTTGTCGAATTATCATTTCTTGTTGGGGACAAGGAGCTGTCCATTTACTATTTTGATTCGCTCGTCGATCCCCAACTATTGCAAGAGCGGATTCTTTGTCATCTGCAAAATGACATTCCAAAGCATCCGACCATCCGGCTCGAAGAATTGCAACAAATCGTGCCGATTCAGCGCATTGAAGTGAGCGAAGACATCGCGCTGATTGAAGAAAAGGTGCTGAAAGGGTTTGTCGCTGTCACCTTCCGCGAGCAACCAAACAAAGCGGCGCTCATGAGCGCCGCCGCTGAAAATTTGGGGCTGCGGGAAAACAACGATTCGGAAAATGAGTTCAGCGTCGTCGGACCGAAAGTCGGTTTTGTCGAGAACGTCGGCGTCAATCTCCATCTTCTCCGGCGGCAAATCGTTGCGCCCAACTTAGTATTTCGTGAAATGTCAGTCGGCTCAATGTCCAAAACCAAAGTCGTCGTCGCCTATATCGATGGCGTGGCCAATCCGGAAGTGGTCCGAACGGTGACGCAGCGGCTTGAGACGATTCACTTCGATGTCGTGTTTGACAACGCGATTTTGGATCAGCTGCTCGCCGACAATTCGCGGACGCCGTTTCCGCTCTTTATCTCGACCGAGCGGATCGATCGGGCGGTGTATGCCCTCATTTCCGGACAAGTCGCGGTGCTTTGCGACGGTTCGCCGTATGCGGTGATCGGGCCCGCGGCGCTGTTCGATTTTTTTACGTCGCCGGAAGATTACTATTTGCCGTGGGTGCTCGGTTCGTTTTTTCGGCTGATCCGGTTTTTCGGCGTGGCGTTTTCCGTGCTGGCGTCGCCGATTTATGTGGCCGTTTTGACATATCATTACGAAATGATTCCCGAGGATCTGCTCGGCCCGATCATTTATTCGCGTTCCAATGTGCCGTTTCCGCCCGTGCTCGAAGTGCTGTTTTTGGAAGTGACGATCGAGCTGCTGCGTGAAGCCGGGGCGCGGCTGCCGACGAAAGTCGCGCAAACGCTCGGGATTGTCGGCGGGATTGTGATTGGGCAGGCGACCGTCGACGCCGGTTTGACGAGCACGATTTTGTTGATTGTCGTGGCCTTGGCCGCGCTCGCATCGTTTACAACGCCGATTTTCAAAATGTCCAACACGATTCGGTTTATCCGTTTCCCCTTTATTTTGTTCGCCGCCGGCTGGGGCGGGGTCGGGATTGCTTTTGCCATCTGTTGGCTGCTCATTCATTTAGGCCGGCTGCAATCGTTTGGGTATCCATATTTGGTTCCGTTTTACCCGTTGCGTGTGCGCAACCTCGACGATACGTTTATTCGTTCGCCGTACAGCCAAGCGGCGGAGCGGCCGCAGTTTCTTCGTCCATGGTCGCGGTTTCGCTTTGATCCGAATGAAGCGAAGCAAAAGCGCGATATTGATGAGTAA
- a CDS encoding YkvI family membrane protein yields the protein MKKAEWSEAWQIAAVYVGTVIGAGFATGREIMEFFTRYGAAGTVGIIISGFLFIWGGARLMVMARRIGAISYDELNRYLFGRMLSPFVTLVMTAMIAGVTAVMIAGAGAVFEEQIGWPRQAGIALTLGLALVVMLLDRKGLFGVNVLVVPMMMIFSATVLIKMMMVGDLCRPDMVASDYSLKAMLSPFSYAAFNLAMAQAVLVPVAREATGERAVKRGAMLGGVILTGLLLLNHIVLLSFPQKDDYDIPMAEVVRTFFAMLYWLYVVVIYGEIFTSVIGGLFGLARQVRVWVPSGGKWLGVLLVLLFAAVSPFRYGELLSFLYPLFGYMSLMLLWLLWRRRLPHR from the coding sequence GTGAAGAAAGCAGAATGGTCGGAAGCGTGGCAAATCGCCGCTGTTTACGTCGGCACGGTGATTGGAGCAGGATTTGCGACCGGAAGAGAGATTATGGAATTTTTCACCCGTTATGGGGCGGCCGGAACGGTTGGGATCATCATCAGCGGTTTTTTGTTTATATGGGGCGGCGCACGACTCATGGTGATGGCGCGCCGCATTGGAGCCATATCATACGATGAATTGAATCGTTATTTGTTCGGGAGAATGTTGAGCCCGTTTGTGACGCTCGTGATGACGGCGATGATCGCGGGGGTGACGGCGGTGATGATCGCCGGGGCGGGCGCGGTGTTTGAAGAGCAGATCGGCTGGCCGCGGCAGGCGGGGATTGCCCTGACGCTCGGTTTGGCGCTTGTGGTCATGTTGCTCGACCGCAAAGGGCTGTTTGGCGTCAACGTGTTAGTCGTGCCGATGATGATGATATTTAGCGCCACCGTATTGATCAAAATGATGATGGTTGGCGACTTATGCCGACCGGATATGGTGGCATCGGATTATTCGCTTAAGGCGATGTTGTCCCCGTTTTCCTATGCGGCGTTTAACTTGGCGATGGCCCAAGCGGTGCTTGTGCCTGTTGCCCGCGAAGCGACCGGTGAGCGAGCGGTGAAGCGCGGGGCGATGTTGGGGGGAGTGATATTGACAGGGTTGTTGCTGCTAAACCATATCGTGCTGCTATCGTTTCCGCAAAAGGATGATTACGACATTCCGATGGCTGAAGTGGTTCGTACGTTTTTTGCCATGCTGTATTGGTTGTATGTCGTAGTCATTTACGGAGAAATTTTTACATCGGTCATCGGCGGCCTGTTTGGGCTTGCCCGTCAAGTGCGCGTTTGGGTGCCGAGCGGCGGAAAATGGCTGGGCGTGCTGCTCGTGTTGTTGTTTGCGGCGGTCAGCCCGTTTCGCTATGGGGAGTTGTTGTCATTTCTCTATCCACTGTTTGGCTACATGAGTCTCATGTTATTGTGGCTTCTTTGGCGTCGACGGCTGCCGCACCGATAA
- the queE gene encoding 7-carboxy-7-deazaguanine synthase QueE — translation MARTIPVLEIFGPTIQGEGMVIGQKTMFVRTAGCDYRCRWCDSVFTWDGSAKDEIEQLTADDIWRRLEAIGGRRFRHVTISGGNPLLIAALGELVALLHEKGVRVAVETQGSRWQDWLLDIDDVTLSPKPPSSGMDTDWAALDQIIGRLLADRSRARRVSLKVVVFDDADLAYAKEVHRRYPGVPFYLQTGNADVAASEVAALRAKLLSRLEWLVEQAAESEELADVHILPQLHTLLWGNKRGV, via the coding sequence ATGGCGCGCACGATTCCGGTGTTGGAGATTTTTGGTCCGACCATCCAAGGAGAGGGAATGGTGATCGGCCAAAAGACAATGTTCGTCCGCACCGCCGGCTGCGACTACCGCTGCCGCTGGTGCGATTCAGTGTTTACGTGGGATGGATCGGCCAAAGACGAGATCGAGCAGCTGACGGCAGACGACATTTGGCGGCGGCTTGAAGCCATTGGCGGCCGCCGCTTCCGCCACGTGACGATCTCCGGCGGCAACCCGCTGCTGATCGCCGCACTCGGTGAGCTCGTCGCGCTCCTTCATGAAAAAGGGGTGCGGGTGGCGGTCGAAACGCAAGGGAGCCGCTGGCAGGATTGGCTGCTTGACATTGACGACGTCACCCTTTCCCCGAAACCGCCAAGCTCGGGGATGGACACCGACTGGGCGGCGCTCGATCAAATCATCGGGCGGTTGCTGGCCGATCGAAGCCGGGCGCGGCGCGTCAGCTTGAAAGTCGTCGTGTTTGACGACGCCGATTTGGCGTATGCGAAAGAAGTGCACCGCCGCTACCCAGGCGTTCCATTTTACTTGCAGACCGGCAACGCCGATGTGGCCGCTTCCGAGGTGGCTGCACTCCGCGCGAAGCTTCTCAGCCGGTTGGAATGGCTCGTCGAGCAAGCCGCCGAGTCGGAGGAGCTGGCGGACGTCCACATCCTGCCCCAGCTGCACACGCTCCTTTGGGGAAACAAGCGCGGCGTGTAG
- a CDS encoding NAD(P)H-binding protein has product MFVTLEVWKLERRTALLLGASGLVGGELLKLLLQSDLYRGVTIFVRTPLPVEHEKLQQVVVDFVRLESYERYFYVDDVFCCLGTTRKKAKTKQQFIQVDYEYTLRAAAMAEKCRVKSFLTVSSVGADPCSPFFYQRVKGETEEALQRLSIPSLHIFRPSLLVGKRREFRLGEALAGWLLGRLPFLFVGKWKKYKPVDAHQLALAMFYRAASATSGVHIYECDELARTS; this is encoded by the coding sequence ATGTTTGTGACCTTGGAGGTTTGGAAGTTGGAGCGAAGAACAGCCCTTTTGCTCGGAGCGAGCGGTTTGGTCGGCGGAGAGTTGCTGAAGCTGTTGTTGCAGTCGGATTTGTACCGCGGTGTGACGATTTTCGTCCGCACTCCGCTGCCGGTGGAACATGAAAAGTTGCAGCAAGTCGTCGTCGATTTTGTGCGGCTTGAATCGTACGAACGATATTTTTATGTGGACGATGTGTTTTGCTGCCTCGGGACGACGCGCAAAAAGGCGAAAACGAAGCAACAATTCATTCAAGTCGATTATGAATATACGCTGCGCGCTGCGGCGATGGCGGAAAAGTGCCGCGTGAAAAGCTTTTTGACCGTCTCTTCGGTCGGCGCTGACCCTTGTTCGCCGTTTTTCTACCAGCGAGTCAAAGGAGAGACGGAAGAAGCGCTGCAACGGCTTTCCATCCCATCGCTTCATATTTTTCGTCCGTCGCTGCTTGTCGGCAAGCGTCGCGAGTTCCGCCTCGGTGAAGCGTTAGCCGGATGGTTGTTAGGCCGTCTTCCGTTTTTGTTCGTCGGCAAATGGAAAAAGTACAAGCCGGTTGACGCCCATCAGCTTGCTTTGGCGATGTTTTACCGGGCGGCGTCAGCAACGAGCGGCGTCCATATCTATGAATGTGATGAACTCGCCCGCACTTCGTAA
- the queC gene encoding 7-cyano-7-deazaguanine synthase QueC, translated as MKRKEEKAVVVFSGGQDSTTCLFWAKKQFGDVEAVTFDYGQRHRLEIEVASSIAAELGVRHTVLDLSLLGQLAPNALTRRDIAIEQKEGELPTTFVDGRNLLFLSFAAVLAKQRGARHMVTGVCETDFSGYPDCRDVFIKSLNVTLNLAMDYEFVIHTPLMWLTKAETWKLADELGALEFIRTKTLTCYNGVIADGCGECPACVLRKRGLEEYLREKAEVEAR; from the coding sequence ATGAAACGAAAGGAAGAAAAGGCGGTCGTCGTCTTTAGCGGCGGCCAAGACAGCACGACGTGTTTGTTTTGGGCGAAAAAGCAGTTTGGTGACGTGGAAGCGGTGACGTTTGACTACGGCCAGCGCCACCGCCTAGAAATAGAAGTGGCCTCGTCCATCGCCGCAGAACTTGGCGTCCGCCATACGGTGCTTGATTTGTCGCTTCTCGGGCAGTTGGCGCCGAACGCCTTGACGCGTCGCGACATCGCCATTGAACAAAAGGAAGGCGAGCTGCCGACGACGTTTGTGGACGGGCGCAATTTATTGTTTTTATCATTCGCTGCCGTGCTTGCCAAACAGCGGGGGGCGCGCCATATGGTGACAGGTGTGTGCGAAACCGATTTCAGCGGCTATCCGGACTGCCGCGATGTATTTATCAAATCATTGAACGTCACGCTGAATTTGGCGATGGATTATGAATTTGTCATTCATACGCCGCTCATGTGGCTGACGAAAGCGGAGACGTGGAAGCTTGCTGATGAGCTCGGGGCGCTCGAGTTCATTCGCACGAAGACGCTGACGTGCTACAACGGCGTCATCGCCGACGGCTGCGGCGAGTGCCCGGCGTGCGTGTTGCGCAAGCGCGGGTTGGAGGAATATTTGCGGGAAAAAGCGGAGGTGGAGGCGCGATGA
- a CDS encoding YkvS family protein, translating into MIKKAKVGDIIEFKNGLRGIVEKVNENSVIVDLTYMENYRELDLQERTVVNHKNYKIVE; encoded by the coding sequence ATGATCAAAAAAGCAAAAGTCGGAGATATTATCGAGTTTAAAAATGGGCTGCGCGGCATTGTGGAGAAGGTGAATGAAAACTCAGTCATCGTGGATTTAACGTATATGGAAAACTATCGTGAACTCGATTTGCAAGAACGGACGGTTGTCAATCATAAAAACTATAAAATCGTCGAATAA
- a CDS encoding methyl-accepting chemotaxis protein produces MSELTKQRRAKRALKKVTATAEALREVIDRTRPLEEQLDRIRAFLDDRLGRDEYFVVVDESGYGLIHTNRLREGRVFADPVGLAAARTNEPLLQVYERDTGEVLIDASCPLWMEPGGRRFNLRMGRLMHRPYLQWVLASIAIAPAAVGLAASAAGATPVFAALFAALFGLGLSAAWHRAIAAELRHWYSVARTVSSGQLQTEVKTKKKRDEFHQIAYEINKMILGIRTIINELGKAAKTVHDVSVEQQMEMRRLSESFDEIAAAVETFREGAKQQTTAVEQAGDVIQQMVKRVQLMRAAVERVVRQAGDAWSSAAEGIRLIEETKTNMDAMQHGINETTALIDKAAHEAARAHDMITAIRTIAKQTNLLALNASIEAARAGEAGRGFSIVAQEVRKLAEDTNAFAAEIFASLDAMTNALKEAVQAVQGSGLRVETTKNSLWKTGETFTSFQGMFAQLNDLLQQNESYVNAITADGEQLGELMGDVRTVAADFSNMVQETASGLEQQTLALHQLAREADTLAAAAHDLEKMIARFHS; encoded by the coding sequence ATGAGCGAACTGACGAAACAGCGCCGGGCGAAACGAGCCTTGAAAAAAGTGACGGCAACGGCAGAAGCGCTGCGAGAGGTGATCGATCGAACGCGTCCGCTCGAAGAACAGCTTGACCGCATCCGCGCCTTTTTAGACGATCGGCTCGGCCGTGATGAATATTTTGTTGTTGTCGATGAAAGCGGATACGGGCTTATCCATACGAACCGCCTCCGCGAGGGAAGGGTGTTTGCCGACCCAGTCGGGCTCGCCGCCGCCCGCACGAACGAGCCGCTATTGCAAGTGTACGAACGCGATACCGGCGAAGTGTTGATTGACGCCAGCTGCCCGCTTTGGATGGAGCCAGGCGGAAGACGGTTCAATCTGCGGATGGGAAGGCTCATGCATCGTCCGTATTTGCAATGGGTGTTAGCAAGCATCGCCATCGCTCCGGCAGCTGTCGGGCTGGCCGCCTCCGCCGCCGGGGCGACGCCTGTTTTTGCCGCGCTGTTTGCCGCTTTATTTGGGCTTGGGCTCAGCGCCGCTTGGCATCGAGCCATTGCCGCCGAGCTTCGCCATTGGTACAGCGTCGCGCGCACCGTCTCCTCAGGTCAATTGCAAACGGAAGTGAAAACGAAGAAAAAACGAGATGAATTTCATCAAATCGCCTACGAAATCAACAAAATGATTCTCGGCATCCGCACGATCATCAATGAACTTGGCAAAGCAGCCAAAACTGTGCATGATGTGAGCGTTGAACAGCAGATGGAAATGCGCCGCCTCTCTGAATCATTCGACGAAATCGCCGCTGCTGTTGAAACGTTCCGCGAAGGAGCAAAACAACAAACGACCGCTGTCGAGCAAGCGGGTGACGTCATCCAGCAGATGGTGAAGCGCGTGCAGCTCATGCGGGCTGCCGTTGAACGCGTCGTACGGCAGGCGGGCGACGCTTGGTCGTCGGCAGCAGAAGGCATTCGCCTCATTGAGGAAACAAAAACAAACATGGACGCGATGCAGCACGGCATCAATGAAACAACCGCCCTCATTGACAAAGCCGCCCATGAAGCGGCGCGCGCCCATGACATGATCACCGCCATTCGCACGATCGCCAAACAGACGAACTTGCTCGCCCTAAACGCCTCGATCGAAGCGGCGCGGGCGGGTGAAGCGGGCCGCGGTTTTTCCATCGTCGCCCAAGAAGTCCGAAAACTCGCCGAAGATACAAACGCGTTCGCCGCTGAAATTTTCGCCTCGCTCGACGCCATGACGAACGCGCTCAAGGAAGCCGTGCAAGCTGTACAAGGAAGCGGTCTCCGTGTTGAAACGACGAAAAACTCGCTTTGGAAAACAGGAGAGACGTTCACATCGTTTCAGGGCATGTTCGCCCAGCTGAACGACTTGCTTCAGCAAAACGAATCCTACGTCAACGCCATCACCGCCGACGGCGAGCAGCTCGGTGAACTGATGGGAGACGTACGCACCGTGGCCGCCGATTTTTCAAACATGGTGCAAGAAACCGCATCGGGACTTGAGCAACAAACGCTCGCCCTTCACCAACTAGCCCGGGAAGCAGACACGTTGGCTGCTGCAGCGCACGATTTAGAAAAAATGATCGCCCGATTCCACTCATAA
- the queF gene encoding preQ(1) synthase, with translation MAGRKEEELKDLTLLGNQGTTYSFTYNPNLLEVFDNKHPDRDYFVKFNCPEFTTLCPKTGQPDFATIYISYIPDKKCVESKSLKLYLFSFRNHGDFHEDCVNIIMNDLIKVMEPRYIEVWGKFTPRGGISIDPYCNWGRPGTKYEKMAEYRLLNHDLYPEKVDNR, from the coding sequence ATGGCGGGAAGAAAAGAGGAAGAATTGAAAGACTTGACGCTGCTTGGCAATCAAGGGACGACCTATTCGTTTACGTACAATCCGAATCTTCTTGAAGTGTTTGACAACAAACATCCTGACCGGGATTATTTCGTGAAGTTCAATTGTCCGGAGTTTACGACGTTGTGTCCCAAAACCGGACAACCGGACTTCGCGACGATTTACATCAGCTACATCCCGGACAAAAAATGCGTCGAAAGCAAGTCGCTGAAGCTGTATTTATTCAGCTTCCGCAATCATGGCGACTTTCACGAAGACTGCGTCAACATCATTATGAACGATTTGATCAAAGTCATGGAGCCGCGCTATATCGAAGTGTGGGGCAAATTCACCCCGCGCGGCGGCATTTCCATCGACCCGTATTGCAACTGGGGGCGCCCGGGGACGAAATACGAAAAAATGGCGGAATACCGGCTGCTCAATCATGACTTGTATCCAGAAAAAGTCGACAACCGCTGA
- a CDS encoding GerAB/ArcD/ProY family transporter, translated as MKQPIPDRFLISPFFVFFVVHAAQIGVGALSFQRPLMKAVGQDAWMVVLLTGLAAHLLIWFMYRLLSRSPFGGDIVLLHQHYFGRWFGGLLSLGVFLYYMLAALMVLQSYIEIIKVWVFPFMGTWQFSLIFLALTYYAVLGGFRVVTGLCVWGVVIPLATIFPMVFFPLEYAQYRNLLPVFDHSFGQLAKASKEMTLQYLGFEMLLMYYPFVKNAPSSQKWAHAANALTTFIYLVIVLISIVFYNKEQIQHVTWPTLTLAKIPEVPFIERMEYIVISIYVLVVFPIITLSVWAATRVVKQLFAVQQRRSLPVLLVILFIGTLLLQEKADIERISQWTAKLGLYLVAVYVPLLCVSVWVVEKVKKTLQQKP; from the coding sequence ATGAAACAGCCGATTCCAGACCGATTTCTCATCTCCCCGTTTTTTGTTTTTTTCGTCGTCCACGCTGCGCAAATTGGGGTTGGGGCGCTCAGCTTCCAACGGCCGCTGATGAAAGCGGTCGGGCAGGACGCATGGATGGTGGTGCTTCTGACCGGGCTGGCCGCCCACTTGTTGATTTGGTTCATGTATCGCCTGCTTTCCCGCTCTCCTTTCGGCGGGGATATCGTCTTGCTTCATCAACATTATTTTGGCCGGTGGTTTGGCGGCCTATTGAGCTTAGGGGTGTTTCTTTACTATATGTTGGCGGCGCTGATGGTGCTGCAGTCGTACATCGAAATCATTAAAGTATGGGTGTTTCCGTTCATGGGAACATGGCAGTTCAGCCTGATTTTTTTGGCGCTCACCTATTACGCCGTCCTTGGCGGATTCCGCGTCGTGACAGGACTGTGTGTATGGGGGGTGGTCATTCCGCTGGCGACCATTTTCCCGATGGTGTTTTTCCCGTTGGAGTACGCGCAATATCGAAACTTGCTGCCGGTATTCGATCATTCATTTGGACAGCTCGCCAAAGCATCCAAAGAGATGACGCTGCAATATTTAGGATTTGAAATGCTGCTGATGTACTACCCATTTGTGAAAAACGCGCCGTCTTCGCAAAAATGGGCGCACGCGGCCAATGCTTTAACAACGTTCATTTACCTTGTGATCGTTTTGATTTCGATCGTGTTTTATAACAAAGAGCAAATTCAGCACGTGACATGGCCGACGTTGACGCTGGCGAAAATTCCGGAAGTGCCGTTTATCGAACGGATGGAATACATCGTCATCTCGATTTATGTGCTTGTCGTGTTTCCGATCATCACCCTCTCGGTTTGGGCGGCGACGCGGGTTGTGAAACAGCTGTTCGCCGTCCAGCAGCGCCGGTCGCTGCCTGTGCTTCTTGTCATTTTGTTTATCGGCACGCTCTTGCTTCAAGAGAAAGCGGACATCGAACGGATCAGCCAATGGACGGCCAAGCTCGGATTGTATCTTGTCGCCGTCTATGTTCCGCTTTTGTGCGTCAGCGTGTGGGTGGTGGAAAAGGTGAAAAAAACGCTACAACAAAAGCCGTAA
- the queD gene encoding 6-carboxytetrahydropterin synthase QueD, with product MMHQLYPQVTHHYRYELNKDMHIAAAHFIPHEAAGSCANVHGHTYIVNVTIAGDELDESGFLVNFQTVKKLVHGKLDHTLLNDHSDWFDSHDPNRFPTSEVVARTIYETIQRYLDTLPHKPKCLQVFVRETPTSYVVYRPKAGER from the coding sequence ATGATGCATCAGCTCTATCCGCAGGTGACGCATCACTACCGCTATGAGTTGAACAAAGACATGCACATCGCCGCCGCCCATTTCATCCCGCATGAAGCGGCCGGGAGCTGCGCCAACGTGCACGGCCACACGTACATTGTCAATGTGACGATCGCCGGCGATGAGCTCGATGAGAGCGGTTTTTTAGTCAACTTCCAAACGGTAAAGAAGCTTGTCCACGGAAAATTGGACCATACGCTGCTCAACGACCATAGCGATTGGTTTGACAGTCATGACCCGAACCGGTTTCCGACATCGGAAGTGGTGGCGCGCACGATTTATGAAACGATTCAGCGCTATTTGGATACGCTGCCGCACAAGCCGAAATGTTTGCAAGTGTTTGTCCGCGAAACGCCGACGAGCTATGTCGTCTACCGGCCGAAAGCGGGGGAGCGGTAA